A stretch of the Ascaphus truei isolate aAscTru1 chromosome 4, aAscTru1.hap1, whole genome shotgun sequence genome encodes the following:
- the LOC142492365 gene encoding glycerophosphodiester phosphodiesterase domain-containing protein 4-like → MILSPYLATLLFLYLIPLGMYSPCIREEGTLGPKPSLLGHRGAPKLAPENTKMSFEKTIEHGGDGLETDVTMSFDGVPFLMHDSTLTRTTDIQQVLPNWTTENAAMLNWEMLEKLNAGKWFTEDKPFSCMASLSSEDHQRANNQSIYKLSDFLILADSANKSVIFDLYRPPQDHPYRDSWINRTLDVILNETSIDPKLILWLSNDMRSLVHSVAPGFQQTVGEKAPVQELVNNRIVKLNLPYSEMSHDDIRMYAAANITTNLYVVSEPWLFSLAWCSGAHSVTTNSVLLLKNVDKPMFLMTPGEYSLMWILTDITSALLITLIFLLHWWRERGLSCCPENKIRPESGIYNT, encoded by the coding sequence ATGATATTAAGCCCTTACCTTGCTACATTGCTCTTTCTGTACTTGATACCACTGGGGATGTATTCACCGTGCATCAGAGAGGAAGGGACGCTTGGGCCCAAACCATCTCTACTTGGTCACAGAGGAGCACCAAAGTTGGCACCAGAAAATACCAAGATGTCATTTGAGAAAACCATAGAGCATGGCGGAGACGGCCTAGAAACTGACGTCACAATGAGTTTTGATGGCGTTCCGTTTCTCATGCATGACAGCACTTTAACAAGAACAACCGACATACAACAGGTCCTTCCCAACTGGACCACAGAGAATGCAGCAATGTTAAACTGGGAGATGCTGGAGAAACTAAACGCTGGGAAATGGTTCACTGAGGATAAGCCGTTTTCCTGTATGGCCTCTTTGTCCAGTGAAGATCACCAAAGAGCAAACAATCAGTCTATTTACAAACTAAGCGACTTCCTGATACTCGCTGATAGTGCCAACAAGTCTGTGATATTTGACCTCTACCGTCCACCACAGGATCATCCATACAGAGATTCCTGGATTAACCGAACACTGGATGTCATCCTCAATGAAACATCTATTGATCCCAAACTGATACTATGGCTGTCGAATGATATGAGGTCTCTCGTTCACTCTGTCGCGCCAGGATTTCAGCAGACAGTAGGAGAGAAGGCGCCTGTTCAGGAACTTGTAAACAATCGCATTGTGAAACTGAACTTGCCGTACAGTGAAATGTCCCATGATGATATCAGGATGTATGCAGCGGCCAATATTACCACTAATTTATACGTGGTCAGTGAGCCGTGGCTGTTCTCTCTGGCGTGGTGCTCGGGTGCACACTCTGTTACCACTAACTCTGTGCTACTACTGAAGAACGTAGACAAGCCAATGTTCCTAATGACTCCAGGAGAGTACAGTTTAATGTGGATTCTCACAGATATCACTTCTGCATTGCTGATTACACTAATCTTTCTTCTGCACTGGTGGCGAGAGCGAGGACTGTCGTGTTGCCCAGAAAACAAAATCCGCCCTGAAAGTGGAATATACAACACTTGA